The sequence AACACTCTATGGTCATAAGCTTTGAGCTTCAACCTGATTTTTTCCATAAACTCTCCTAAAAGAACTCGTTTCATTCATTGCTAAATAGAATAAAACAATAAAATAAAAACTGAAATACTACTCAAAATGCACCATTTAGTCAATAGATTTTACCCTTTTTAGGTGCTTTTTAGGGATTTTTACTTCCTTTTTATAAGGAAATATAAAGAAAATGCGGTATGCTTATCTTATTCAATTCCATTAAAAGGAAGTTCATGCCCCTTTCTTGCTTGCACCCTTTTGGCCCTTTTGAAACCCCTAACGAACCTAGCCTTAGTAACCCCCTTTTAGATCCACATTCAAGCGATAAAATTTGTCTTTTAGGCCCGATGAAATCCGGTAAAACCACTTTCGCACTCAAATTAGCAAAGCGTTTTAAAAACCCTGTGTATATCAATTACAATGACATGCGCTTGAATAAAAATATCTTAAGCTCTTGGCTTTTAAAATGGCATTTAGAAAAGAAAATGGATTTGCTCATTTTAGACAATATCGATCGCTTGGATTTCAGCCTGCCAAAGCTCGCTCAAATCATTCTTATCCCTAGCCTTTTAAGCCCTATAATAATGCCAGATTTTAGCCTATGCTATGCGTTAGGGTTGAGTTTTAAAGAATACAGCCGCTTTTTCAAGCCCAACACCCCTAAAAGTGCTCTGTTTAACCGCTTTTTAAAAGAGGGCAATGCTTTAGATTCGCTTTTTACAGGGAATAAACAAGGAAAAATCCTAAAAAAACAAGAAAATATCAAATCAGTCTTTCAAGCTTACGCCCCTTTAATGGCTAAAATCTGTGCTTATCAATCCAAGTTTATGAGCGTTTTTTACCTTTATACCCAACTCAAAAAAGAGCTTAAAATCTCTAAAGACACTCTCTATAAACTTTTACACACCCTAGAACAACAACGAATCCTTTTTTTAGTCCCCAGTTTTGAAAGCAATAAAACCAAATTGTATTTGTGCGATTTTGCTTTGCCTTATAGCTTGACTTCTAGCCCCTCGCTTTTAAATATCTTTGAAAACATGGTTTTTTTAGAGCTTTACAAACAATTCCCCAACCACAAGCTTTACTCCCATGATAACGGAATCTTCATCTTAAGCGAAAACGACGCTAACAAGCTCGCCCTCATCGCCCATGCTTTCCCCACGCCCCATTTTTTAGAAAAACAGCTTTTATGGTGTAATGAACATGGGTTTTTAAACATCATCGTCGTTTCTATCAACGCCCCCACTTTAGCGGTTAATTCTTCTTACAAACACCTTAATTTTATTGATTTTTCTTTGGATATTCAATCTATTTTGGTATAATAATTATTATCTATTTATCTATTTATCTATTTATCTATTTATCTATTTATCTATTTATCTATTTATCTATTTATCTATTTATCTATTTATCTATTTATCTATTTAATATTAAGCACCATTATGCATTTTTTAAATGATTATTACATATTTTTATTTTTTCTTAAGCTAACCCTTTATATACTTCCAAACCCTTGTATTTTTGAGAGATCCCATCTATCCCAAAAATACAAGAGATTTTAACTGATACTCAAGGGAATAAAATGAAAACATGGATCAAATTCATTCTTGGCTCTCTTTTGTCTTTAAGTTTTTTAATTCAAGCAGTGCATGCTGAAATCTTGCAAGATACGACCAACTACCCTAATTGGCTTAAAACCAACCTTTTTGATGGCAATAATCCGCTCAATCAATATGTCGGATCAGCCTCTATGACCGGTAAAAGGAACGATTTTTACGCCAATTACATCCCCTATGACGACAAGTTATTCCCAGAAAAAAACGCCGAAAAAGTGGCTTTTTTAAGGGCTAAAATGAACGCTTACAGCTCTTTAGAGATTGTCTTATTAACTAAAAAAGTGCGGGAGCGCATTTATAAGGAGTTTCAAAATAAATCCATCAATAATTTGTTTGAAGTGGTTGATTTTTTGGTCTCTAAATCCATTTTGGCTAAAAGATTCGTGGATAACGCTAACAAGCGCGTCTACATCATGGTGCAATTCCCTTTTGTCTATCCTGAAGATCTTATCGCTCATTTCAAAGGGAAAAGTATCGAACTTTCTCCAAAAAGCGCTAAAAGTTTGAGCGTAATTTTAAACAAGGTGCTATTTAATGTGGATACTTAAGAAAATAGGTTGTTTTTAAGCACAAAGCTATGCCTATGAAAGGGCGTAGCCCCTAGTTTAGCAATCGCTTCTATGTGTTTTTTGGTCCCATACCCGCAATTCTTATCCCAACCGTATTCCTTAAACAAGGCGTGCAATTCTAGCATTTCTCTGTCTTTGGAAGTTTTTGCTAAAACAGACGCCATAGCGATTTGAGCGATTTTCTCATCGCCCTTGATGATCGTTTTTAGATTAGAATAGCGTTTATTCAAACCAAACGCCGTGTTGCCGTCTATATTGATTGTTTGAGCTAAAGGGCTTAGCTTTTCTAAAATTTCTTGCACAGCGAGTTTCAAACACACCCCCAAACTCAAGCTATCAATTTCACCTGCGCTTTTTTTAATTACGCAAAATTTGACCTCATCATGCGATTCGATTTTATCTTCTAAGAAAAAGCGCTTATTTTGGCTGAGTTTTTTGCTATCTTTAAGACCCATTTTTAGAAAATCTAAGGCTATTTTTTCACCACACACCACCCCAGCCACAAAAAGCGAACCAACCAAACACCCCCTACCCGCTTCATCAATGCCTAGAGTCATTTAAAATGCCTTATTTTTTAGTGTTGTCTTTTGGTTTAAAATTTTCCTTTGCAACTTGAATGCCAAAAAACACTCCATGCTTGAATTTTGATTGTTATTCATTTTCTTTGTATCTTTGTGGCTTAAAACATCAATGTTATAAATAATACTAAATATTATACAAAACATTGCTGAAACAATTATAAACACAAGGCTTGCCAAAGGCCCTCTGACTGCTTTTTCATAATTTTCGCATGATCTTTTTGCTTGAATTTCATGTTCTTGTTTTTCCTTTTTTATACTCTCTCTTTCTGCATCCGTATCGCTTTGCAATATTCTAATATCATATTCTATTGTCTTGACCTGGTTATCAAAATAAGCCTCATGCATTATCAAACAATTATAATATAAGCCGAACCGAGTGTATGAATAACTAAAACCGTGTAACAAATCAAAGAAATAATAACCGCACATACTGAAACTATACGATCCCAAGGCGCTAAACGGAAGCAATCAATAGGTTGCAAAATAGGAGCCATATTTATCTTTATATGCTACAAACGGCATAAATCCAAGCACCACTACCAAAACTTGGATAAGCGTGGTGCATTTTTGTTTGGTGAAATCATACCGAACGCTATTGATTTTAAAAAGTAAGACTCTCTTTCTGTTTTAATTTTTTCTTCATCTGCCATGCAAAAACCTTAATCTTGCTAAAATCTAACTCCCCCACCCAAGGTTTTCAAACCTTAGGTCCAATCATTTTTTCAGGCACTACGAATTTGTCAAAATCTTCAGTGCTCAATAGCTTCAATTCCACTGCACTTTCTTTTAAAGAAATGCCTTTTTTGTGGGCGTTTTTAGCGATTTTAGCGGCGTTTTCATAGCCTACATGCGGGTTGAGAGCGGTTACTAGCATTAAAGAATGATGCAAGTAATAATCAATTTTTTCTCTATTAGGTTCAATGCCACTCGCGCAATGGATATTAAAACTTTCCATGCTATCGCTTAGCAGCCTTAAACTTTGCAAGAAATTATAAATAATCACCGGCTTAAAAACATTCAATTCAAAATTACCCTGACTGGCTGCAACACCAATAGCGGTATCATTCCCCATCACCTGCACGGCTACCATTGTCATCGCTTCGCATTGCGTGGGATTGACTTTACCGGGCATAATAGAGCTACCTGGCTCGTTTTCAGGGATATTCAGCTCGCCCAAACCACAGCGCGGCCCACTCGCAAGCCATCTAATATCGTTAGCGATTTTCATCAAATTCGCCGCCAAAGCTTTAAGAGCCCCATGTGCATAAGCGATAGCGTCATGGCTAGTGAGAGCGTGGAATTTATTAGGTGCAGAGATAAATTTCACCCCACTAAATTGGCTCAATTCTTCAGCCACTTTTTCGCTCAATTCTTTATGAGCGTTTAGCCCGGTACCTACGGCAGTCCCACCTATGGCTAGCTCTCTTAAATGCTCCAAACTCTCTAAAATTTGTTGTTTAGAATGCTCTAGCATGCTCGCATAACCGCTAAATTCTTGCCCCAAAGTTAAAGGCGTGGCGTCTTGTAAATGCGTGCGCCCAATTTTGACAATCTCTTTAAATTGTTGGCTTTTTTCTTTAAAGGTTTTTAACAAATTCTCCAAACTAGGGAGCAGTTTATGCGTGATTTCTAGCACGCTCACAATATGCATTGCGGTAGGGAAAGTGTCGTTAGAGCTTTGGGACATATTCACATCATCGTTAGGGTGGATGAGTTTTTTCTCTCTAAAATTACCCCCTAAAATTTCGGTAGCCTTATTGGCAATGACTTCATTGAGATTCATGTTCGTTTGAGTCCCACTCCCTGTTTGCCATATCACTAAAGGGAATTCGCCGCACAACTCACCTTTTAAAATGCAATCGCACGCCTTGATAATGGCTTGCGATTTTTCTAGACTCAATTTTCCTAACTTGTGATTGACTACCGCTAAACTTCTTTTAAGCTTTGCAAACGCGCCAATCAGCTCTTTAGGCATTCTTTCAGTGCCGATTTTAAAGTTTTCAAAGCTGCGTTGCGTTTGAGCCCCCCAGTATTTGCTGTCATCTACTTGAATTTCGCCCATCGTGTCATGTTCGATTCTAAATTGCATGCTAATCCTTTGAAATTTGATTTTAAAACCTTAAAAAAATAGCATAAACTCCTATACCTTCTACTTAAAAACGCCATTTTTTTCAACTTCTTTAAAACACACCGCACTAGGGTTGATATAAAGGTTAGTGGAATGGAACCAAAAAGCGCTTTCATAGACATTAGGACTGCGTAAAATTCTGCAATGAAACCCTATGGAAAAGTCCTCAAAAAGGCAAAGCATGCTTGATAACGCATGCTAAAATCTCAGCCCTCACTTTTAATTGCATAAGTTTTCTTTTTCGTTTAAAGGGGCTTCATTAGATTTTAAAACCCTGAATTTTTGAGTGTCAAAATTCGCCTCTACACATGCACCACCTATCGTGCTAGAATCATCATTCGTCGGTATAAGGTAACGATCTGCTTGTCATGATATTGAGCGTTTTTAAGGGAAACCCGCTTGATCCGCTCGCAAATGATGTGACTAACATTGTAATTTCTTTAGGCAATACATAGTGGTTTAAAAAATTGCTATCCACAGAAAGCAATATCTCATGGTTATCCAAACACAAATACAACCCGCTATCATCTCTAAAATCTCCGGATTTTAAAACGCTCGCTTGGACTTTAGGGCTTAACGCAACAATTTCTTTAAAATCAAGTGCATAAATACAGGTGAAACCAATCCCTTTCAGTGAATTTTCCACGCTTTTAGACTCAAAATTAGGGATAATAAAAGGCTTGTCTTTAGGCACAAGAGCTAGAGTTTGAGCGTTTAATGATCCCAGATGGTTGTGAGAGATGTCAATAAAATC comes from Helicobacter acinonychis and encodes:
- a CDS encoding ribonuclease HII; amino-acid sequence: MTLGIDEAGRGCLVGSLFVAGVVCGEKIALDFLKMGLKDSKKLSQNKRFFLEDKIESHDEVKFCVIKKSAGEIDSLSLGVCLKLAVQEILEKLSPLAQTINIDGNTAFGLNKRYSNLKTIIKGDEKIAQIAMASVLAKTSKDREMLELHALFKEYGWDKNCGYGTKKHIEAIAKLGATPFHRHSFVLKNNLFS
- the fumC gene encoding class II fumarate hydratase; translation: MQFRIEHDTMGEIQVDDSKYWGAQTQRSFENFKIGTERMPKELIGAFAKLKRSLAVVNHKLGKLSLEKSQAIIKACDCILKGELCGEFPLVIWQTGSGTQTNMNLNEVIANKATEILGGNFREKKLIHPNDDVNMSQSSNDTFPTAMHIVSVLEITHKLLPSLENLLKTFKEKSQQFKEIVKIGRTHLQDATPLTLGQEFSGYASMLEHSKQQILESLEHLRELAIGGTAVGTGLNAHKELSEKVAEELSQFSGVKFISAPNKFHALTSHDAIAYAHGALKALAANLMKIANDIRWLASGPRCGLGELNIPENEPGSSIMPGKVNPTQCEAMTMVAVQVMGNDTAIGVAASQGNFELNVFKPVIIYNFLQSLRLLSDSMESFNIHCASGIEPNREKIDYYLHHSLMLVTALNPHVGYENAAKIAKNAHKKGISLKESAVELKLLSTEDFDKFVVPEKMIGPKV
- a CDS encoding ATP-binding protein codes for the protein MPLSCLHPFGPFETPNEPSLSNPLLDPHSSDKICLLGPMKSGKTTFALKLAKRFKNPVYINYNDMRLNKNILSSWLLKWHLEKKMDLLILDNIDRLDFSLPKLAQIILIPSLLSPIIMPDFSLCYALGLSFKEYSRFFKPNTPKSALFNRFLKEGNALDSLFTGNKQGKILKKQENIKSVFQAYAPLMAKICAYQSKFMSVFYLYTQLKKELKISKDTLYKLLHTLEQQRILFLVPSFESNKTKLYLCDFALPYSLTSSPSLLNIFENMVFLELYKQFPNHKLYSHDNGIFILSENDANKLALIAHAFPTPHFLEKQLLWCNEHGFLNIIVVSINAPTLAVNSSYKHLNFIDFSLDIQSILV